Proteins from a single region of Cytophagaceae bacterium:
- a CDS encoding sulfite exporter TauE/SafE family protein, producing the protein MEYLGYIGAILMGMSLGLIGGGGSILTVPILVYLFSVDAVVATAYSLFIVGVTSIFGSSSHLRQGNIHWRTAIVFGIPSILSVYLTRKFLVPLIPQEIVTFGDFVVTKPIFMLLVFALLMVVASYSMIKKPSKDKENGGDDEIDYDYPLILLEGAVVGGITGFVGAGGGFLIIPALVLLAKLPMKKAVGTSLVIIGLKSLIGFTGDLHGDTAIDWKFLLVFTAIAVVGIFIGSNLSKKVPNEKLKPAFGYFVLIMGIYIIIKELFF; encoded by the coding sequence ATGGAATATTTAGGTTACATAGGAGCTATTTTAATGGGTATGTCCCTCGGATTAATCGGGGGAGGTGGGTCGATTCTCACGGTGCCTATATTGGTTTATCTTTTTTCGGTTGATGCTGTTGTTGCTACAGCCTATTCACTTTTTATTGTTGGCGTAACCAGTATTTTTGGATCTTCAAGCCATCTCAGGCAGGGTAATATTCATTGGCGTACTGCCATTGTCTTTGGTATTCCATCCATACTTTCGGTTTATCTTACCCGAAAATTTTTGGTGCCACTAATCCCCCAGGAAATAGTTACTTTCGGAGATTTTGTAGTTACCAAGCCAATTTTTATGCTTCTGGTATTTGCCTTACTGATGGTGGTGGCTTCATATTCTATGATAAAAAAGCCTTCAAAAGATAAGGAAAATGGAGGCGATGACGAAATAGATTATGACTATCCATTGATTCTACTTGAGGGTGCAGTAGTAGGAGGAATCACGGGCTTCGTGGGTGCGGGTGGCGGTTTTTTGATTATTCCGGCATTGGTACTTTTGGCCAAACTACCCATGAAAAAAGCAGTGGGTACGTCATTGGTTATCATTGGTTTGAAATCGTTGATTGGCTTTACCGGTGACCTTCATGGCGACACTGCAATCGACTGGAAATTTTTGTTGGTTTTTACGGCTATAGCAGTAGTTGGGATTTTTATTGGCAGCAATTTGTCCAAAAAAGTACCTAATGAAAAACTCAAGCCGGCTTTTGGATATTTTGTATTGATAATGGGTATTTACATTATTATAAAAGAATTATTTTTTTAA
- a CDS encoding TonB-dependent receptor, translated as MKKILILFLLSNAVLAQNAILKGKVSTSDHKVASFVNIILKGTSKGASADEQGNYAIQNIKSGNYTVIASFVGLKTQSKKIEIKENQTMVLDFELEEDANQLQEVMVTANPSKYVTDYPSVSLRLKTPLLEIPQNIQVINRQVLQDQQIFDMQEGVIRNVSGATRSEHWENYARIVMRGSRVAAFRNGMNVTETWGPLTEDMSMVERIEFVKGPAGFMLASGEPSGFYNVVTKKPTGITKSEVGMTIGSFGTYRNTLDFDGLLSKDGKIQYRLNLMGQTKGTHRKFEYNNRISIAPVLKFQINPRTSLTTEYNYQYVNMSPLGSAYAYTSDGLGTLPVQFSTLESNMAPTKINDHSFIATLSHAINDNWKFTGQLAYLQFNQVGSSLWPSAISGDTLKRATSVWDILGQIRVGQFFVNGDFNTGKLKHRILAGIDMGDKDFFHDWNQAGAIVGSSPFIVSNPVYGQVAGTAYPVFNRSLSVKERGVHYTNVYTALYAQDEIRLLKEKLRLTLAGRYTTTGDADPWSGAVDAGKFTPRIGLSYSIDKNTSVYGVIDQSFIPQAGASFDGKSFDPITGDNKELGLKKEWLDGRWTATVAAYQITKNNVLTADPNHQFFSIQLGQTKTSGIEFDIRGQLFNGLDVTMNYAYSDGKVIKDTDNQQVNRQIPGTDKHIANAWLNYRIPEGKARGLGFSLGASHAAGRSAWYAEYDKSIDPSMPAYTRFDAATSYQLGKFGVALNVNNLFNADVFSGAYYSWSKFYYYQTEAYRNFRLSINYKF; from the coding sequence ATGAAAAAAATATTAATTTTATTTTTGCTTTCAAATGCAGTTTTGGCTCAAAATGCCATTTTAAAAGGGAAAGTCAGTACTTCAGATCATAAAGTGGCCTCTTTTGTAAATATTATTTTGAAAGGTACAAGCAAAGGTGCCTCGGCAGATGAGCAAGGAAATTATGCAATTCAAAATATAAAATCAGGAAACTACACGGTTATAGCCAGTTTTGTGGGTCTGAAAACCCAAAGTAAGAAAATTGAAATCAAGGAAAATCAGACAATGGTGCTTGATTTTGAGCTGGAAGAAGACGCTAATCAATTGCAGGAAGTGATGGTGACCGCAAACCCCAGCAAATATGTAACGGATTATCCTTCGGTTTCACTGAGATTAAAAACCCCCTTGCTTGAAATTCCTCAAAACATACAGGTTATCAATCGGCAGGTGTTGCAAGACCAGCAAATATTTGACATGCAGGAAGGTGTAATCAGAAATGTTAGCGGAGCAACACGGTCTGAACACTGGGAAAACTACGCCAGAATTGTGATGCGGGGCTCAAGAGTGGCGGCTTTTAGAAACGGCATGAATGTGACCGAAACCTGGGGCCCATTGACCGAAGATATGAGTATGGTTGAGCGAATTGAATTTGTGAAAGGTCCTGCCGGATTTATGCTGGCAAGCGGAGAGCCCAGCGGATTTTACAACGTAGTGACCAAAAAACCTACCGGAATTACGAAATCAGAAGTAGGAATGACCATTGGGTCGTTTGGAACATATCGTAATACCCTCGATTTTGATGGTTTATTGAGTAAAGATGGAAAAATTCAATACAGGCTCAATCTGATGGGGCAAACCAAAGGTACCCACCGAAAATTTGAATATAACAACCGAATCTCTATTGCTCCGGTTCTAAAATTCCAAATTAATCCCCGTACTTCGCTTACTACCGAGTATAATTATCAGTATGTAAACATGTCGCCTTTGGGCTCAGCTTATGCCTATACTTCTGATGGATTGGGTACACTTCCGGTTCAGTTTTCAACTTTGGAGTCAAATATGGCACCAACCAAAATCAACGATCATTCTTTTATTGCCACACTTTCTCATGCCATTAATGACAACTGGAAATTCACCGGTCAATTGGCCTATTTACAATTTAATCAGGTCGGAAGCAGCCTTTGGCCAAGTGCTATCAGCGGTGATACTCTTAAAAGAGCCACGTCTGTTTGGGATATTCTGGGTCAGATCAGAGTTGGGCAATTTTTTGTAAACGGGGATTTTAATACCGGAAAACTCAAACACAGAATTTTGGCAGGAATTGACATGGGAGACAAAGATTTTTTTCATGACTGGAATCAGGCAGGAGCAATTGTGGGTAGCTCGCCTTTTATAGTTTCCAATCCGGTTTATGGTCAGGTTGCCGGTACAGCATATCCGGTTTTTAACAGAAGCCTAAGTGTAAAAGAAAGGGGAGTTCATTATACCAATGTTTATACTGCCTTATATGCTCAGGATGAAATCAGACTCCTAAAAGAAAAACTAAGGTTAACTCTGGCCGGCCGATACACCACCACAGGCGATGCTGATCCGTGGTCAGGTGCTGTGGATGCCGGAAAGTTTACGCCGAGAATCGGTCTTAGTTATTCTATTGATAAAAATACCAGCGTATATGGTGTTATCGATCAGTCTTTTATTCCTCAGGCTGGAGCAAGCTTTGATGGAAAAAGCTTTGACCCTATTACCGGTGACAATAAAGAGCTTGGGCTGAAAAAGGAGTGGTTGGATGGTAGATGGACAGCCACAGTTGCTGCATATCAGATTACCAAAAATAATGTTTTGACCGCAGACCCAAACCATCAGTTTTTCTCAATACAATTGGGGCAAACCAAAACCTCTGGTATCGAATTCGATATAAGAGGGCAGCTTTTTAATGGTCTTGATGTAACCATGAATTATGCGTATTCAGACGGGAAAGTGATCAAAGACACCGATAATCAGCAAGTTAATCGCCAGATTCCCGGCACTGACAAACATATTGCCAATGCCTGGCTAAATTATCGTATTCCAGAAGGAAAGGCACGTGGGCTTGGATTTTCGTTGGGTGCATCGCATGCGGCAGGCCGCTCGGCATGGTACGCTGAATACGACAAGAGTATTGACCCGAGTATGCCCGCCTATACCCGATTTGATGCAGCAACTTCTTATCAGTTAGGAAAATTTGGGGTGGCTTTGAATGTCAATAACCTGTTTAATGCCGATGTGTTTTCAGGAGCTTATTATTCCTGGAGTAAATTTTATTATTACCAAACTGAAGCATATAGAAACTTCAGGTTAAGTATCAATTATAAGTTTTGA
- a CDS encoding MBL fold metallo-hydrolase: MVLEQIYTGCLAQGAYYLESEGECAIIDPLREVTPYIEKAQANGATIKYIFETHFHADFVSGHLELSKKTGAEIVFGPTAVPGFKATVATDGQIFELGKLKIKVLHTPGHTMESSTFLLFDENGKEYCIFSGDTLFIGDVGRPDLAQKSDLTIQDLAGHLFDSLRNKIMTLPDDLLVYPAHGAGSACGKNMSKETYDTLGNQKMFNYALRANMTKEEFVKEVTDGLELVPPPYYFPKNVMLNKAGAQDLDQVKSQAQALSVEAFEAAANETGALIIDTRNQQIFKDGFIPNSIFIGIKGDFAPWVGTLITDIEQPILLVGDEDLIEEIITRLSRVGYDNIIGYLKGGFEAWKNSGKEMDTIVSISATEFADRFKKAEGTLVVKDVRKPTEYMAEHVEEAMNIPLANLSKNMVEFSKDADNYIHCASGYRSMVAASILKSRGFDNVIDVAGGFKAISADTDVPCTDYVCQTKMK; encoded by the coding sequence ATGGTACTGGAACAAATTTATACAGGCTGTCTTGCTCAGGGAGCCTACTATCTGGAGTCAGAAGGCGAGTGTGCCATTATTGACCCCCTTCGTGAGGTTACACCTTACATCGAAAAAGCACAGGCAAATGGTGCTACAATCAAATATATTTTCGAAACCCACTTTCATGCCGATTTTGTAAGTGGTCATTTGGAACTTTCTAAAAAAACCGGTGCAGAGATCGTATTTGGACCAACGGCAGTACCTGGCTTTAAAGCTACTGTGGCAACTGACGGGCAGATTTTTGAATTAGGTAAGTTGAAAATAAAAGTGTTGCATACCCCTGGTCATACCATGGAATCCTCTACTTTCCTTCTTTTTGACGAGAATGGTAAAGAGTATTGCATTTTCTCAGGTGATACATTGTTTATCGGTGATGTTGGTCGTCCTGACCTTGCCCAAAAATCAGATCTTACTATTCAGGATCTTGCAGGTCATCTTTTTGATTCTCTCAGAAATAAAATCATGACACTTCCTGATGATCTTCTGGTATATCCTGCCCATGGTGCGGGATCGGCATGTGGAAAAAATATGAGCAAAGAGACTTATGATACTTTGGGTAATCAGAAGATGTTTAATTACGCATTGAGAGCCAATATGACCAAAGAAGAGTTTGTGAAAGAAGTAACAGATGGTCTTGAATTGGTCCCTCCACCATATTATTTCCCTAAAAACGTAATGCTCAACAAAGCAGGTGCTCAGGATCTGGATCAGGTAAAATCACAAGCTCAGGCCCTTTCAGTTGAAGCTTTCGAAGCCGCGGCCAATGAGACTGGTGCATTGATTATCGATACCAGAAACCAGCAAATCTTCAAAGATGGATTTATTCCAAATTCCATCTTCATTGGAATCAAAGGAGATTTTGCTCCATGGGTGGGTACTTTGATTACCGATATTGAGCAACCTATTCTTTTAGTGGGCGATGAAGATTTGATTGAAGAGATAATCACTCGTCTTTCAAGAGTGGGATATGACAATATCATCGGATATTTGAAGGGTGGATTTGAAGCCTGGAAAAATTCAGGAAAAGAAATGGATACCATTGTTTCGATTTCAGCTACAGAATTTGCCGATAGATTCAAGAAAGCAGAAGGCACCCTTGTAGTAAAAGACGTAAGAAAACCAACAGAATATATGGCCGAGCACGTAGAAGAAGCCATGAATATACCTTTGGCCAATTTGAGCAAAAATATGGTTGAATTCTCAAAAGATGCAGATAATTACATTCACTGTGCAAGTGGCTACAGATCTATGGTGGCAGCATCAATTCTGAAATCAAGAGGTTTTGACAATGTAATTGACGTTGCCGGTGGTTTTAAAGCCATTTCTGCTGATACTGATGTTCCCTGTACTGACTATGTTTGTCAGACAAAAATGAAGTAA
- a CDS encoding putative toxin-antitoxin system toxin component, PIN family: MKVKSFIFDTNALVSAFLSPNSTNTTALKLAEDIGEVIFSKETFKEFCNVLLIEKFEKYFSREIRLKIIERVFLRYPQKEPNIIITECRDPKDNMFLSLAVSESVDAVITGDSDLLILNPIREIPILNAKAFLEIYQNL; encoded by the coding sequence ATGAAAGTTAAGTCTTTTATTTTCGACACTAATGCCTTGGTTAGTGCTTTTCTTTCACCAAATTCCACCAATACTACCGCACTTAAACTGGCCGAGGATATCGGAGAGGTAATATTTTCGAAAGAGACTTTCAAAGAATTTTGTAATGTTTTGCTTATAGAAAAATTTGAAAAATATTTTTCACGGGAAATCAGGCTAAAAATAATTGAACGGGTATTTTTAAGATATCCACAAAAAGAACCAAATATTATAATTACAGAATGTCGTGATCCAAAAGACAATATGTTTTTGAGTCTTGCGGTTTCTGAAAGTGTTGATGCTGTCATAACCGGTGATTCTGATCTTTTAATACTTAATCCTATTCGTGAAATCCCAATCTTAAATGCCAAAGCGTTTTTAGAAATTTATCAAAACTTATAA
- a CDS encoding bifunctional metallophosphatase/5'-nucleotidase has product MEKNLNPRRDFLKKSLLAGVGLASTPIIAQAESKEIQTSESSINNKVTFLITSDIHAQVNTHDEFFVENGKHVFKKRGGLAVLKTMIDSLKKSNPNQTIVYDGGDFFHGHALATFTEGEALIPIFNQLGYDLILPGNWEVVYKKKKMLYDMGHANAAKVCANMWHDTTDEFNGELVYPPFWIKNMGGTKIGVIGYTDHLVPKRQSPAFSVGLRFDHPEKNLPKYVKYLKEVENCGVIVVVTHIGLAQQVGLANNPATQGVDIIIGADTHERLRKPIKGKFTDVVECGAFGSFVGKLDLKIENGRMAGYDYKLLDVDPVKYKPDTQVQALVNKALAPFKNDFNKVIGTSTVPLMRYYVMETPMDNLITDAIKWKLKPDIALSNGFRFCQPLSSKDPKTGLINITEEFLWNMLPLDSEAKTGVITGLQVKKWLEQELQNAFAPNPAKRFGGWFVRYAGMEVNFTIANETGKRVNWVKIGGKEVLDDQEYTIVACEREGDPNDTLCRIEHVKNPVKHTLMMHDIIKEYLKVHSPISPKLEKRATATDAPDTLLTQLRGYDYEFM; this is encoded by the coding sequence ATGGAAAAAAACCTTAATCCAAGGCGAGATTTTTTAAAGAAATCTTTGTTAGCGGGGGTTGGATTAGCCTCAACTCCGATAATTGCCCAAGCTGAAAGTAAAGAAATTCAGACTTCTGAGAGTAGTATTAATAATAAGGTCACCTTTCTTATTACTTCTGATATACATGCACAGGTCAATACGCATGATGAGTTTTTTGTTGAAAATGGTAAGCACGTTTTCAAGAAAAGAGGTGGGCTGGCGGTTTTGAAAACCATGATTGATTCATTGAAAAAAAGTAATCCCAACCAAACCATTGTGTATGATGGAGGGGACTTTTTCCATGGTCATGCTCTTGCCACTTTTACAGAAGGGGAGGCTTTGATTCCTATTTTCAATCAGTTAGGTTACGATTTGATTCTTCCTGGCAACTGGGAAGTGGTTTATAAAAAGAAAAAAATGCTCTATGATATGGGGCATGCCAATGCAGCAAAAGTATGTGCAAATATGTGGCACGATACCACAGATGAGTTTAATGGGGAGTTAGTATATCCTCCTTTTTGGATAAAAAATATGGGAGGTACCAAAATTGGTGTAATAGGCTATACTGATCATCTGGTACCCAAAAGACAATCTCCGGCTTTCAGCGTAGGTTTACGTTTTGACCATCCTGAAAAAAACCTTCCCAAATATGTAAAATATCTGAAAGAAGTGGAAAATTGTGGGGTTATTGTGGTCGTAACTCATATCGGATTGGCACAGCAGGTAGGTTTGGCAAATAATCCTGCCACACAAGGGGTTGACATTATCATCGGGGCCGATACCCATGAAAGACTCAGAAAACCCATCAAAGGCAAATTCACTGATGTGGTAGAATGTGGTGCTTTTGGCTCATTTGTGGGTAAACTCGACCTAAAAATCGAAAACGGACGCATGGCCGGGTATGATTATAAATTGCTTGATGTAGATCCGGTAAAATATAAACCTGATACTCAGGTTCAAGCTCTTGTTAACAAAGCGTTGGCTCCTTTTAAAAATGATTTTAACAAGGTGATAGGCACTTCAACAGTTCCTTTAATGAGATATTATGTGATGGAAACTCCCATGGATAACCTTATCACTGATGCCATTAAGTGGAAGTTAAAGCCAGATATAGCCCTTTCTAACGGTTTTAGGTTTTGTCAACCACTTTCTTCTAAAGATCCAAAAACGGGTTTGATTAATATCACTGAGGAATTCCTTTGGAATATGCTCCCACTTGATTCTGAAGCCAAAACAGGCGTTATTACGGGCTTGCAGGTCAAAAAATGGTTGGAACAAGAGCTTCAAAATGCCTTTGCACCTAATCCTGCAAAAAGATTTGGAGGTTGGTTTGTAAGGTATGCGGGTATGGAAGTAAATTTTACCATAGCCAACGAGACAGGAAAAAGAGTTAATTGGGTAAAAATAGGTGGAAAGGAAGTGCTTGATGATCAGGAATATACTATAGTAGCATGTGAGCGGGAAGGAGATCCCAACGATACACTCTGCCGAATCGAACATGTCAAAAATCCGGTAAAACATACACTAATGATGCATGACATCATTAAAGAATATCTCAAAGTGCATTCTCCAATTTCTCCCAAACTAGAAAAAAGAGCTACGGCAACAGATGCACCTGATACGCTTTTGACACAATTGAGAGGTTATGATTATGAATTTATGTAA
- a CDS encoding YeeE/YedE family protein codes for MLEIITSPWHWSVAGILIGLTVPVLLIIGNKNFGISSSLRHICAACIPIKLPFFNYDWKSEIWNLFFVAGVLIGGFAGTYFLSSESGIKISSETVKDLQALGVTDFSGFMPADIFSWENLFTLKGLVFFVFGGFLVGFGTRWAGGCTSGHSIMGLSSLQLPSLIATIFFMIGGILMTHYGLPVIFKLFN; via the coding sequence ATGCTGGAAATCATCACTTCGCCCTGGCATTGGTCAGTGGCAGGAATCCTGATAGGATTGACCGTACCCGTATTATTAATTATTGGAAATAAAAATTTTGGCATTTCATCCTCTCTAAGGCATATTTGTGCTGCATGTATTCCTATAAAGCTTCCTTTTTTTAATTACGATTGGAAAAGTGAGATATGGAATTTGTTCTTTGTGGCAGGCGTGCTGATAGGGGGTTTTGCAGGCACCTATTTTTTATCATCAGAATCCGGTATCAAGATATCTTCCGAAACAGTAAAAGACCTTCAGGCTCTTGGGGTTACTGATTTTTCTGGTTTTATGCCGGCTGATATTTTCAGTTGGGAAAACCTTTTTACATTAAAAGGACTTGTATTTTTTGTTTTTGGTGGGTTTTTAGTGGGTTTTGGTACCCGATGGGCAGGAGGATGTACCTCCGGACACTCAATTATGGGCTTATCAAGTCTTCAATTACCTTCTTTGATAGCCACTATATTTTTTATGATTGGTGGTATTTTGATGACCCATTATGGACTTCCTGTCATCTTCAAACTCTTTAATTGA
- a CDS encoding YeeE/YedE family protein, whose translation MENKINKDESCEVPVKENNELSFAANFKYLLVGIAFGVVFTKAEIVSWFRIQEMFRFQSFHMYGVIGTAVVVGLISVFLIKKFEIKTLNGEEIKIIKKPMNKGVIYGGLIFGMGWAITGACPGPLFAQIGSGFSVILVTLFSAIFGTFTYGVFKDKLPH comes from the coding sequence ATGGAAAATAAAATAAATAAGGACGAATCTTGCGAAGTGCCGGTAAAAGAGAACAATGAACTATCTTTTGCAGCAAATTTTAAATATTTATTGGTAGGAATTGCTTTTGGGGTGGTTTTTACCAAAGCCGAAATCGTATCCTGGTTCAGGATTCAGGAAATGTTTAGGTTTCAAAGCTTCCATATGTATGGTGTAATTGGTACAGCAGTAGTCGTAGGTTTGATTTCAGTTTTTTTGATTAAAAAATTTGAAATCAAAACTCTTAACGGGGAAGAAATTAAGATCATTAAAAAGCCAATGAATAAGGGAGTGATTTACGGAGGATTGATTTTTGGTATGGGCTGGGCTATAACTGGTGCCTGTCCAGGGCCATTATTTGCTCAGATTGGAAGTGGTTTTAGTGTGATTCTTGTCACTTTGTTTAGTGCTATATTCGGTACTTTTACATACGGAGTTTTTAAAGATAAACTTCCCCATTAA
- a CDS encoding winged helix-turn-helix transcriptional regulator, producing the protein MEKAALVLKTVAHPIRLAIVELLTERESLSVNEICDLLGGEQSLISHHLINMKLKGVLKSTREGQFMFYSLKIKEITHLMDCIENCTCKM; encoded by the coding sequence CTGGAAAAAGCGGCTTTGGTTTTGAAGACCGTTGCACATCCTATCAGGTTGGCGATCGTTGAGCTTTTAACTGAGCGGGAAAGCCTGTCTGTTAATGAAATATGTGATTTGTTGGGCGGAGAGCAATCACTGATTTCGCATCATTTAATAAATATGAAACTCAAAGGAGTTTTAAAGTCAACCAGAGAAGGTCAGTTTATGTTTTATTCTTTGAAAATTAAAGAGATTACTCATCTCATGGATTGTATTGAGAATTGTACTTGCAAAATGTAA